The nucleotide sequence CGTATCTAGTCATTATCATTACCCTATTCAGTGGCAGAGAGCGCGACGGCTAGAGTTCCGGTGAAGATATCTCTAGTTCTCTTGAAATTCTCTTACACACTTCCGAAATACCCCAAAGGTCTTAAGGAAATCGTCAGATCTGAAGAAGAGAATATTCAAGTCTCTTTCTTTATCGTGATGGAGTTTCGATCGTCTGTGTTTACTGTTAATTAAATTCAATATTTGATTCACGAAATTGGTGATTTTCAGCAGGTAAAAATATCATGAAACGCGGACAACTTTACGCCTTTGTTACAGGCATTTTTTTCTTAGCATTAGCACTTCTAGGATTCATTCCTCAGCTACAACATCCAATTAATGCTGTGGAAGTCCACAACGGAATTCAAATTCAACTCGGTTATCTTTTTGGTCTGTTCCCGACCAACCCTATTCTGAATACTGTATATGCGATCGTTGGTATTCTAGGTTTAGTTAGCTCGATGGGTTTGGGTGGTGCGCGATTTTATGGTCGTGGCTTGTTCGAGTTGTTTGCAATTCTGGCAATTCTCGGATCGCTAACTCCGACCAATACTTTCTTTGGCTTCATGCCTCTGTTTGGCAGCAATGCTGCTTTGTACGCAGCGGTATCGGCTATCTCGTTCTATTTTGGATTTATTGATTCGCCCGGACTGCTGGAAATTGCAGCGAAAGCGCCAGAAAATGCAGTTCAGCTTGATAACTCGGTTACTCACTAATAGTTAATCTATCATCGGTAAAATCGGGGCAATCTGAGTGATCTTCAGTGTTGTCCCGATTTTTTATGGTTTTGTGGCGGGGTTGATCGGGTAAAATAAATCTACGGTTATTCTATCGACTTTAAGTAAATTGGAGAAAAGAGATGCAGATCGCGACGAATGATGAGCGCACGACGGCGCAGCGAGTCCGCCTTCGCATTCCAAAGCACTACCACCAAGAGCCTGTGATTTCTCAGTTAGTCTCGCACTATG is from Cyanobacteria bacterium FACHB-DQ100 and encodes:
- a CDS encoding DUF4383 domain-containing protein, encoding MKRGQLYAFVTGIFFLALALLGFIPQLQHPINAVEVHNGIQIQLGYLFGLFPTNPILNTVYAIVGILGLVSSMGLGGARFYGRGLFELFAILAILGSLTPTNTFFGFMPLFGSNAALYAAVSAISFYFGFIDSPGLLEIAAKAPENAVQLDNSVTH